From Verrucomicrobia bacterium S94, the proteins below share one genomic window:
- a CDS encoding PEP-CTERM sorting domain-containing protein encodes MKIIISLIITAFLPIIGIADLSFPTPPLIDPIPLHQGESYTFSFKPTDFSFNRDYDTTSDLPINVEWSFGAYQHSQETIYDISLYSDSPDLIPTKIITVTNSMTAISGRLFLFQKNPNTGEPIEIWDDMEGSIKFEVKQGSFQLTQADASTIIDGQIYTAAIPEPSSVALLIIGGGAMYMRRKRFPTRSWTLLGQRPFLMAKSVSQAGQD; translated from the coding sequence ATGAAAATAATAATATCACTCATCATCACAGCATTTCTTCCAATAATTGGAATTGCCGACCTTTCTTTCCCGACCCCGCCTCTTATTGATCCTATTCCCCTGCATCAAGGTGAAAGCTATACGTTTTCGTTTAAACCAACTGATTTCTCCTTCAACCGAGACTATGACACAACAAGCGACCTTCCCATAAATGTCGAATGGTCATTTGGAGCTTATCAGCACTCACAAGAAACCATATACGACATTTCGCTGTACTCAGATTCTCCGGATCTGATTCCCACAAAAATAATCACAGTCACAAACTCAATGACTGCAATTTCTGGTCGGCTTTTTTTGTTTCAGAAAAATCCTAATACAGGAGAACCAATTGAAATTTGGGATGACATGGAAGGTTCAATCAAATTTGAGGTTAAACAAGGTTCATTTCAGTTAACTCAAGCTGACGCATCAACAATTATCGATGGTCAGATTTATACAGCAGCAATCCCAGAACCCAGCTCTGTTGCTCTTTTGATTATTGGAGGAGGAGCCATGTATATGCGAAGAAAAAGATTTCCAACCAGATCCTGGACCCTACTTGGACAACGCCCTTTTTTGATGGCGAAGTCTGTTTCCCAAGCGGGTCAGGATTAA
- a CDS encoding ISL3 family transposase codes for MRIQTLLNRVHPLKSFVYSACRLELRNAGPALVAEIRPRLNGKVLCSGCGKPRKCYDRQSVRQFEFVPLWNIPVQLEYRMRRVNCPECGVKVEKVPWADGKSHTTKAFQLFLARWARRLSWKETAESFHTSWDTVYRSVKAIVNYGLAHRNLDGVMAIGVDEIQYGKGHQYLTVVYQIDAGMRRLLFVGKDRTAKTLLRIFRAFGRDRCARLEFVCSDMWRAYLKVIAKKAPQALHVLDRFHIIQHLNKAVNQVRIDEVKRLRQEGCDDEVLKHTKYCLLKNPENLTEKQALKLNDVLTYDLKSVRAYLLKESFQLFWNYTSPYWAEWYLKKWSTRAMRSRLDPMKKFVGTIRRHQPLILNWFKAKKAYSSGVVEGLNRKVNLVTRKAYGFRSYEVLEIALFHTMGDLPEPEATHRFC; via the coding sequence GTGCGAATCCAGACCCTACTCAACAGAGTTCATCCGCTCAAATCATTTGTTTACTCCGCCTGCCGTCTGGAACTGCGTAATGCCGGTCCGGCGTTGGTGGCGGAAATCAGGCCCCGACTCAACGGCAAGGTGCTTTGCTCGGGGTGCGGCAAGCCAAGGAAATGCTACGACCGCCAATCGGTGCGGCAATTCGAATTCGTTCCGCTTTGGAATATTCCCGTCCAACTTGAATACCGAATGCGCCGAGTCAACTGCCCCGAATGCGGTGTGAAGGTCGAAAAGGTTCCGTGGGCGGATGGAAAGTCGCATACAACCAAAGCGTTTCAGCTGTTTCTTGCCCGCTGGGCACGCAGACTCTCGTGGAAGGAAACCGCCGAATCGTTCCACACAAGCTGGGACACGGTCTACCGCTCGGTCAAAGCCATTGTCAACTATGGGCTGGCGCACCGCAACCTTGACGGCGTGATGGCCATCGGCGTGGACGAAATCCAATACGGCAAGGGACACCAATACCTTACCGTGGTCTACCAGATCGATGCGGGGATGCGCCGCCTGCTGTTCGTCGGTAAAGACCGTACGGCCAAAACCCTGCTGCGGATCTTCCGGGCCTTCGGCCGGGATCGCTGCGCCCGGCTGGAGTTCGTCTGCTCCGACATGTGGAGGGCCTACCTCAAGGTCATCGCTAAAAAGGCCCCGCAGGCATTGCATGTGCTCGACCGCTTCCACATCATTCAGCATCTGAACAAAGCCGTGAACCAGGTTCGTATCGACGAGGTCAAACGCTTACGGCAGGAGGGCTGCGATGACGAGGTGCTTAAACATACGAAATACTGCCTGCTCAAAAACCCGGAAAACCTCACCGAGAAACAGGCACTCAAACTCAATGATGTGCTCACCTACGACCTGAAGAGCGTCCGGGCCTATCTGCTCAAGGAAAGCTTCCAGCTCTTCTGGAACTACACGAGCCCATACTGGGCAGAATGGTATCTCAAGAAATGGAGCACCCGAGCCATGCGCTCGCGACTCGATCCTATGAAAAAATTTGTCGGAACGATCCGGCGGCATCAGCCGCTGATCCTGAACTGGTTCAAAGCCAAGAAGGCCTATTCATCAGGCGTCGTCGAGGGCCTGAACCGCAAAGTAAATCTGGTAACGAGAAAAGCATACGGCTTTCGAAGCTACGAAGTGCTTGAAATCGCCCTGTTTCACACGATGGGCGACCTCCCGGAGCCGGAAGCAACCCACAGATTTTGCTGA
- a CDS encoding PEP-CTERM sorting domain-containing protein, with translation MKTIEKLLLSSVIFSQVALGSVIDHLQPPVDPIVITIPGVILQENEVFSWSFDQSDFSIKGDAPEQESSSSIFTFWSASFDHVNESSQIEVSFFENPDDEFASKNISIGFVENDVGIKVGTNFISSPYWTDFNGRIEFESTAGNVHMPSFEIYTIANQKEYVASIPEPSSVVLLIAGVGVLFLAKKNFQPVVRVYGGRRLLIK, from the coding sequence ATGAAAACTATAGAGAAATTATTATTATCCTCAGTTATTTTTTCTCAGGTGGCTCTTGGGTCAGTGATTGATCATCTTCAGCCTCCTGTTGATCCAATTGTGATCACGATCCCTGGTGTAATTCTGCAAGAAAATGAAGTTTTTTCATGGAGTTTTGATCAATCAGATTTTTCAATTAAGGGAGATGCTCCAGAGCAAGAATCATCTAGTTCAATTTTCACTTTTTGGAGTGCATCTTTTGACCACGTTAATGAATCCTCTCAAATTGAAGTTTCTTTTTTTGAAAATCCAGATGATGAGTTTGCTTCCAAAAACATCTCGATTGGGTTTGTTGAAAATGATGTTGGAATTAAGGTTGGAACAAATTTTATTTCATCGCCTTATTGGACGGATTTTAATGGGCGCATTGAGTTTGAGTCCACTGCCGGAAATGTACATATGCCGTCATTTGAGATTTATACTATCGCCAATCAAAAAGAGTATGTAGCATCAATACCAGAACCATCATCAGTGGTTTTATTAATTGCAGGCGTGGGTGTTCTTTTTCTAGCAAAAAAAAATTTCCAACCAGTGGTTCGAGTTTACGGTGGCCGACGCCTGTTGATTAAGTAA
- a CDS encoding PEP-CTERM sorting domain-containing protein, translating to MKIKSIIVSIFVLILNANASLHSFSFSGVVDTVDQNENNTLGIIDSGDLFSGTFSYSDIDDRDSRVGIGNYSQEATLNLTLGSKQIEYDGYIYIRVWNDLISRDGFDFAVDDQFEDWNMGWYGFELIDSTQTTYSDESLPSSFSASDFNNPAFRLDGSTISTGDQFSVNMTVQNISPIPEPSTISMLGLASGIIWTIRRKTNRTRSWTLLGQRLLIRSKFDSQAGQD from the coding sequence ATGAAAATTAAATCCATCATAGTTTCAATATTCGTCTTAATTCTGAATGCAAATGCTTCTCTCCATTCTTTCTCGTTTAGCGGAGTGGTCGATACAGTGGATCAAAATGAAAATAACACATTGGGCATAATCGATTCAGGAGATCTATTTTCAGGAACCTTTTCATATTCAGACATTGATGATAGAGATTCTCGAGTGGGAATCGGGAATTATAGCCAAGAAGCAACACTCAACCTGACCCTTGGAAGCAAGCAAATTGAATATGATGGATATATCTATATTCGTGTGTGGAATGATCTTATAAGTCGAGATGGATTTGATTTTGCAGTAGATGATCAATTTGAAGATTGGAACATGGGTTGGTATGGATTTGAGTTGATTGACAGCACACAAACAACTTATAGCGATGAATCGCTCCCATCATCATTTTCAGCTTCAGATTTTAATAATCCAGCATTTCGTTTGGATGGATCAACAATTTCAACAGGAGATCAATTTTCTGTTAATATGACAGTTCAAAATATATCCCCAATTCCAGAACCTTCAACAATATCAATGTTGGGTTTAGCATCTGGAATCATTTGGACAATACGAAGAAAAACAAATCGAACCAGATCCTGGACCCTACTTGGACAACGCCTGTTGATTAGGTCAAAGTTTGATTCCCAAGCGGGTCAGGATTAA
- a CDS encoding menaquinone-dependent protoporphyrinogen IX dehydrogenase — translation MEKILITYSTTDGHTKEICKKLSCLFEANKKATTIIPIAELKAPTLNTFHTVIVGASIRYGKHNRSVYRFINSNYEMLNRMNSGLFSVNLVARKPEKKLPETNPYFRKFIKQIPWQPNHLAVFAGCLNYSRYKLMDRMMIQLIMRMTKGPTNPDANIVFTDWNAVESFGKNILKTHTTSGLTLP, via the coding sequence ATGGAAAAAATACTAATCACATATTCAACCACAGATGGTCACACCAAAGAAATCTGCAAAAAGCTGTCCTGTTTATTTGAAGCCAATAAGAAGGCCACAACAATTATTCCGATAGCGGAACTCAAGGCACCCACTCTTAATACATTTCATACGGTCATAGTTGGAGCCAGTATTCGATATGGAAAACATAACCGATCAGTCTACAGATTTATCAACAGCAATTATGAAATGCTCAATCGAATGAATAGTGGTTTATTTTCAGTTAATCTTGTGGCTCGTAAGCCAGAGAAAAAACTACCTGAAACAAACCCCTACTTCAGAAAATTCATTAAACAGATACCGTGGCAACCTAATCACTTGGCTGTATTTGCTGGTTGTCTAAATTATTCCCGTTACAAATTAATGGATCGAATGATGATTCAATTGATCATGAGAATGACAAAAGGCCCCACCAATCCAGATGCAAATATAGTATTTACGGATTGGAATGCAGTAGAAAGCTTTGGGAAGAACATATTAAAAACTCACACAACCAGCGGGTTGACCTTACCGTGA